In Argiope bruennichi chromosome X1, qqArgBrue1.1, whole genome shotgun sequence, a single window of DNA contains:
- the LOC129958819 gene encoding uncharacterized protein LOC129958819 translates to MSSSHSDEENPRKRAEVEDNQHDASQPDATEQTGEERQAQNVPVSTQTMREVEGVPFFDEPSTSSAPVEERVLRRSKRKASQLESVAREIKRQKRNPGATKKEDPGNVKRPVYLKPGLPNVRYMSDKEMEDIFNPKRPVPKLKVLVKSKRIAKTTQASARNVRTTKKNRPPPRRGMTMRVRLPPPRRGMTMRVRLVRKVKKDNESKEKEQPSTPPTSDDE, encoded by the exons aaaaagagCAGAGGTTGAAGATAATCAACATGATGCAAGTCAGCCTGATGCAACTGAACAAACTGGTGAAGAAAGGCAAGCACAGAATGTTCCAg tTTCAACTCAGACGATGCGAGAAGTG GAAGGAGTTCCATTTTTCGATGAGCCATCAACTTCGAG tgccCCAGTTGAAGAAAGAGTACTCCGAAGAAGCAAACGTAAGGCTAGTCAACTTGAGAGTG ttgcACGAGAAATAAAACGTCAAAAAAGAAATCCTGGAGCTACTAAGAAAGAAGACCCT gggaaTGTAAAGAGACCTGTGTACCTAAAGCCAGGCCTTCCAAATGTCAG ATATATGTCGGACAAAGAAATGGAGGACATATTTAATCCCAAGCGGCCAGTACCAAAGTTGAAGGTGTTGGTAAAATCTAAAAGGATTGCGAAAACTACCCAAGCATCTG CACGTAATGTTCGTACAACTAAAAAAAACAGGCCACCACCTAGAAGGGGTATGACGATGAGAGTACGCCTGCCACCACCTAGAAGGGGTATGACGATGAGAGTACGCCTAG TCAGAAAAGTAAAGAAGGAcaatgaaagtaaagaaaaagagcAGCCTTCAACTCCTCCTACTAGTGATGACGAATGA